DNA from Desulfarculus baarsii DSM 2075:
TTGGTGGTCGTGACCATCCAAGGGTTTGAGCATGGTGGCGCACAGCGCCGGCGTGAGGACCAACGCCACCACCACCGACAGCACCATGGCCGAGACGATGGTGATGGAAAACTGCCGGTAGATCACGCCGGTGGAGCCGCCGAAAAAGGCCATCGGCACGAAGACCGCCGAAAGGACCATGGCGATGCCCACCAACGCGCCGGTGATCTGGTCCATGGACTTGCGCGTGGCCTCCTTGGGCGACAGGCCCTCGTCGCGCATCACGCGCTCGACGTTTTCGACCACCACGATGGCGTCGTCGACCAGCAGGCCGATGGCCAAGACCATGGCGAACATCGTCAGGGTGTTGATGGAGTAGCCAAAGGCCGCCAGCACGCCAAAGGTGCCCAGCAAAACCACCGGCACGGCGATGGTGGGGATGAGCGTGGCCCGGAAGTTCTGCAGAAAGAGGAACATCACCAAGAACACCAGAACGATGGCCTCGGCCAGCGTCTTGACGACCTCCTCGATGGAGACTCGCACAAACGGCGTGGTGTCGTAGGGGTAAACCACCTTCATGCCCGCCGGGAAGAGCTTGGACATCTCGGCCAACTCTTGGCGCACCGCCGTGGAGGTGTCCAGGGCGTTGGCGCCCGTGGTCAGCTTGATGGCCAGACCAGCCGATGGCTTACCATTGAAGCGCGGGATCGTTTCGTAGTTTTCGCTGCCCAACTCGATGCGCGCCACGTCACGCAGGAGCACCTTCGAGCCGTCGGTGTTGACGCGCAGCAAGATATCACCGAACTGCTCGGGCGTCTGCAAGCGGCTCTGGGCCGCGATGGTGGCGTTTAGCTGTTGGCCCTCCACCGCTGGCGCGCCGCCCAACTGGCCCGCCGAGACCTGCACGTTCTGGGCCTGGATGGCCGCCTCGATATCAGAGGGCATCAGCTTATAGTTGTTGAGCTTATTAGGGTCCAGCCAGACGCGCATGGCGTATTGCGAGCCGAAAAGCGTCACGTCGCCCACGCCGTCGACGCGGCTGAGCACGTCCTGCACGTGGGCGGCCACGTAGTCGGAGAGGTCGATGGGGCTCATGCTGCCGTCTTCGGAGTAGAAACCCACGACCATCAAGAAGCTCGCCGAGGCCTTGGAGACGCGCACGCCTTGTTTTTGCACGTCTTGGGGCAACAGCGACATGGCCAGTTGCAGCTTGTTCTGCACCTGCACCTGGGCGATGTCCGGGTCGGTGCCGGCGTCGAAGGTGAGGATGATCGAGGCGCTGCCCGCCGAGTCGCTGGTGGAGGAGATGTAGGACAAATGGTCGATGCCCTTCATCTTTTGCTCGATAACCTGGGTGACGGTGTCTTCCAGGGTTTTGGCCGAGGCGCCAGGGTAGGTGGCGTCGATCTGCACCGCCGTGGGGGCGATGGCCGGATATTGCGCCACGGGCAGCGTGCCGATGGCCAGCAGGCCGGCCAGCATGATGACGATGGCGATGACCCAGGCAAAAATGGGCCTATCTATGAAAAAGCGCGCCATGAAGTTTTGTTCCTCAGCGTTTGTCGTCGGCGGCGGAGGCGGCTGGTTGGAAGGCCACGGCCTTGGCGATGGCCCCCGGGGCGACCTTTTGCGAGCCTTCCATGATCACCCGTTCGCCGGCCCGCAGGCCGGAATTGACCAGCCAATCGGCGCCAACCGCCCGCCCCAGGCCGAGCGTGCGCGTTTGGACGCGGTTTTGCTCGTCGAGCACCAGGACGGTGGCCTCGCCCTTGTTGTTGCGGGCGACGGCGCGCTGGGGCACCAGGATGGCCCGGTCGTTGACGCCGGTCTCCAAGATGGCCCGCACGTACATGCCGGGCAGCAACTCCTGCTCCGGGTTGGGGAAAACGGCCCGCAAGGTCACCGCGCCGGTGGTCTGATCGACGGTAACGTCGGAAAACTGCAGCTCGCCCTCCAGGGGATAGGTCACGCCGTCTTCCAGGATCAGCCGGACCTTGGCCTTGTTGTGCTCGTCTCGCTTGAGCTGCCCGCTGGCCAATTGGCGTTTGAGGCGCAGCATTTCCGAGCTGGACTGGGTGACGTCGACGTAGATCGGGTCCAACTGCTGCACCGTGGCCAGACTGGCCTGCTGGCTGGCGGTGACCAGCGCCCCGGCGGTGACCGACGAGCGGCCGATGCGCCCGGAAATGGGTGAGGTCACCTTGGTGTATTCCAAGTTGATGCGCGCCGTCTCCAGGGCGGCCTTGCAGGCGGCCACATCGGCTTCGGCCTGTTTGAGGTCGGCGTAGGCGTCGTCATAATTCTGCTGACTCACCGCCTTGATGGCCACCAAGTCCTTGTAACGCTGAGACTTCAACTGGGCCGCGAAAAGGTTGGCCTCGGCCTTGGCCAGGGCGGCCCGGGCGCTGTCCATGGTGGCCTTGTAGGTGGCTGGGTCGATCTGATAGAGGGCCTGACCAGCTTTGACGTCCGAGCCCTCCTCGAACAGCCGTTTATTAATGATGCCACCGACTTGCGGACGCACCTCGGCGATCAGGAAAGGCGTGGTGCGGCCGGTCAGTTCGCTGTCCAGGGCAACCTGCTGATGACTCAAGGTGATCACGCTCACCTCGGGATCGGCAGCGGGCGGCGGGGCGCTTTCGGCCTGGGGTTGACCCTGAAGGAAAAACAGGGTGTACAGATATAGTATTTACCTGACACTGCCGCCCCTGGCGGGGTGATTTTTAGGCGGCCTTTTGGGACGCCTTTTCCTTGGGCTTCTTACGCCCGGGCAGGCCCTCCAGGAAAGCCTGACTCGGCGTCCTGCCGTTCATGTTCCGGCCCTGGTGCGCCCGCTCATGGTTGTAATGGCGCAGATACTCATCCAAGTCGGCCTGCATCTCATCCAAGGTTTCATACCATTTCTGACGGCCCTTGATCCGGAAATGCTCGTCCAAGAGCGTCCGGTGAAGCCGTTCCACGAAGCCATTGCTCTGAGGCCGACGCACCCTGGTGGTGCGGTGTTCGATCCCCTCAAGCTGCAGAAACAGCTCATACGGATGCTGGTCTGGCCGGCCGCAAAACTCTCGCCCATTGTCCGAAAGCACCGTCTCAATCACCGCGTCGTGGGCCTCAAAGCACGGCAGCACTTCCTCGTTGAGCACATGCACCGCCGTGACC
Protein-coding regions in this window:
- a CDS encoding efflux RND transporter periplasmic adaptor subunit produces the protein MLYLYTLFFLQGQPQAESAPPPAADPEVSVITLSHQQVALDSELTGRTTPFLIAEVRPQVGGIINKRLFEEGSDVKAGQALYQIDPATYKATMDSARAALAKAEANLFAAQLKSQRYKDLVAIKAVSQQNYDDAYADLKQAEADVAACKAALETARINLEYTKVTSPISGRIGRSSVTAGALVTASQQASLATVQQLDPIYVDVTQSSSEMLRLKRQLASGQLKRDEHNKAKVRLILEDGVTYPLEGELQFSDVTVDQTTGAVTLRAVFPNPEQELLPGMYVRAILETGVNDRAILVPQRAVARNNKGEATVLVLDEQNRVQTRTLGLGRAVGADWLVNSGLRAGERVIMEGSQKVAPGAIAKAVAFQPAASAADDKR